From Polaribacter butkevichii, a single genomic window includes:
- the rpmC gene encoding 50S ribosomal protein L29 — MKQSEIKELSIADLNEKLGALQKNYTDLKMAHAITPLENPLQLRGLRRTVARIATELTKRELQ; from the coding sequence ATGAAACAATCTGAAATAAAAGAATTATCTATAGCGGATCTTAATGAGAAGCTTGGAGCGTTGCAAAAGAATTATACTGATCTTAAAATGGCTCACGCAATAACTCCTTTGGAGAATCCGTTGCAATTGAGAGGTTTAAGAAGAACTGTAGCAAGAATTGCAACAGAATTAACAAAAAGAGAATTACAATAA